The proteins below are encoded in one region of Brassica napus cultivar Da-Ae chromosome A6, Da-Ae, whole genome shotgun sequence:
- the LOC111213079 gene encoding pectinesterase inhibitor 11-like, whose amino-acid sequence MAKQIFYALFLFLLSTTMELTTASYTAAAGTSKRAVNFIQASCKSTTYPTVCFSSLSGYANSIQTSPQRLAETALTVTVSQAQSTKVFVSRLARFKGLKKREVQAIRDCIEEISDTVDRLTKSVQEVKMCGRAKGRDQFWFHMSNAQTWTSAALTNAITCSDGFARRIMDGRIKNSVRARIVNLGRGTSNALALINAFAKKY is encoded by the coding sequence ATGGCAAAGCAAATATTCTACgccctctttctttttctcttatcAACAACGATGGAGCTCACTACGGCGTCCTACACCGCAGCTGCAGGAACTTCCAAACGCGCAGTAAACTTCATTCAAGCCTCTTGCAAATCCACCACATACCCAACCGTCTGCTTCAGCTCTCTCTCCGGCTACGCCAACTCCATCCAAACAAGCCCTCAACGTCTAGCTGAAACCGCACTCACCGTGACTGTTAGCCAGGCCCAGTCCACGAAAGTCTTCGTCTCACGCTTGGCCCGTTTCAAGGGTCTCAAGAAACGAGAGGTTCAGGCCATTAGGGACTGCATCGAGGAGATCAGTGACACGGTTGACCGTTTGACCAAGTCCGTCCAGGAAGTGAAGATGTGTGGTCGTGCTAAGGGTCGTGACCAGTTTTGGTTCCACATGAGCAATGCTCAGACCTGGACCAGTGCAGCTTTGACGAATGCAATCACTTGCTCTGATGGATTCGCGCGTCGGATCATGGATGGGCGGATCAAGAACTCGGTCCGGGCACGGATTGTGAATTTGGGCAGAGGAACTAGCAACGCTTTAGCTTTGATTAACGCCTTTGCGAAAAAGTACTAG